Genomic window (Penaeus vannamei isolate JL-2024 chromosome 22, ASM4276789v1, whole genome shotgun sequence):
gtgagtgagtgagtgagtgagtgagtgagtgagtgagtgagtgagtgtgagtgagtgagtgagtgagtgagtgagtgagtgagtgagtgagtgagtgagtgagtgtgagtgagtgaaagaaagaaacaaagagaaaataacaaccaCCGTCTAAAGCTTGAACCTTTAGGCATCTGCTCTCCATTTGGGCTGGGAGAAATTATTCTATAAACCTATGCAAGTACTATATCAATCATGTTTATAAAATTAACTATCAAAACATAAACATGGGCTTAACCAAGATGCAATAAATCAAtcacattttacattttcttaatGCATCTTATTTTGTGTGTACCAACATCTCATATTTCCTTAAAAGATTAGAAGCCATATCATTAAAACGCTGGAGCACGTCCCACAATTCAACCCTCCTATTAAACATTTCAGGCAAGCCtattcatgtgtgcgtgcgtatgtgtgtgtgcgtgcgtatgtgtgtgtgcgtgcgtatgtgtgtgtgcgtgcgtatgtgtgtgtgcgtgcgtatgtgtgtgtgcatgcgtatgtgtgtgtgcttccgtatgtgtgtgtgcgtgtgtgtacatgcatgtgtgtgtgtatgtgtgagatagGAGGAATGGAAatcaaatttgttttttttaacatttgttaaaaaatataaacaaaaattacTAATTCACAATCACCCTCCCTATGATTATCTAGCTTAAATgacaaatgataaggatgaaagtaACAAAGTTTAAATATATttaagataaaaaggaataaacaagtgTAAACAATATATGTAAGAACTTCCACAGCAGCAGCCTAGGTACAAATAGTTTTAAATTCCAACAGGGAGAAGATTATTGTTAATAAACTGATCATGTTATGATCTTAATTTTTGGTATAACATGTGATGTATCCATATATGCAAATTTTTCCAGATCTGAGGTAAGTATTTTTCAAACCAGCCGAGTGCTGCATGGGTAATGTGAAAGTATTCTACCTTGATACACGCCAAACCACATTCATTCTTCCAGATGTTAATTTTTACTACTAATATTCTGAAGGTGTTGCCACTCAGTAGGGTGGTTTACCACAGGACTACAGAAACTCATTTCTgaactttaagaaaaaaaaatcaaatacaatctttttttatcttctgccCTACAACAACAAAATGTACCCCATATCTTATCCCATCCAAAACATACCTTAGATCTCCATGTTCAGACTTCAGATGATCAAGCAGTTGATCTGATTCCTGTCCATGCACAAAGTCATAATGGAGCTTCAGATTCACCTGAACACCCTCATGGTTGCCGACTGCCCTGAGGAGCTCTGGCAGACGTGGAATCTCTCGCGGATTGCTTATTAATTCTAGAGTCACTTTTTCTGGCTTGGAATGGGGCATGAGTGAGGCATAGATTCCTACCTCCTCGTCATTGACATAGATGTGACCCTTACAGCTCTGGGAGACGAAGGTGGCAATGTACTTTGATGTTGATGCATCACATTTCACTTCCCTCAGGATATCAAGCCATTGATCTCTCCTGACAACATTAGCATGGCAGAACAATTTGAGCAGCTCTTTGGAAAGCTCATCAGGTACCTGGTGTACATGCTGACCTAGAAGCCCTGCAAGGTGCTTTAGCACATTGTGGTACCTGGAAAAGTTTATGGAGTCAACCTTGGTACCATGGACTTCTTCTAAAATTTTGGATATGGTTCTTCGTGTTTGGAAGGGATGTGGCTCTGTCAGGGCCTCAGGCAGTAAGGGCACTTGTTCTTCAGAAGTCAGAACACTCCAAAGGTTTTTCCATACAGATAATTTTTTTCTCAATACACCATACTTTATGAAGTCAAAATAACTATCACTCAAAAGAGCAAAATACAGGCACCTGGCTCCATAATAATCCTGAATATCCTGATGCGGGAATGTGATCACTTCACTTCTACCAGTCACTGTAAAGGTTCCCTTCATGACTAAGAAGTGAAACAAGACTTCCTCAAAATCCAACTTGAGTTCATTGCACATTTTCCTTAATCTCTGCTTTGAATTTTCTGGTAAGTTAGCATCATTTCTACTGATTGATATCAGTGCTTCAGCAAACAATGCTTTCTCAAACCTTTGACAATCATTAGtcctatctatatttgtataactGTTGGACACTCTTAATTTTAGCTCATTAATCCGCAACATGTCCACTTTTGAATACAGCTCAGTTGCAGTTGTAACACTGTTCACCATGTCAGGATACATAGACCAAAGATGAGTTAAAAGTACAAGATTAAGAGGTGAATTAAAGTGATGTTGGAGCTTACTTGATGTTCTATTGATGTACTCCACAAGGCCAGCAGTACTCTTCttactcttgttattttttatcatttcatcatgATATTTCTGTACAAAATCCCCTCTCAGCCCTACTGGCACGCCTTTGATTTTCAAGTGAACCTTCTTCAGTTCAGAAGGAATCCTTTGGTAAAAGAGGGTATTCACTGTTTCTGGCCGACTGGTGCATAGAACAGTCATATCATGCAATTTCATTCGAGATAGCAGGTCATTAAATACCTTACTTGAATCTTTTGTCATCTCATTAAGCCCATCCACAACAACTAAAATTCTTAGGCTATAAGTACAGACTATGAAATCATCTATGCTTCTGAAAGATCTCAATGTTTTAGGCATAAGAGAACTTACAAGGTCACGAAAGTTACTTACATGTGAGTCTCTACACATTATTGGCAGAACTAGATCAAATGATGCTATGTCCTTTATGAAATTTGTGCCACTTTCCCAGTCTGTTAATATAAACTTAAACATGGTTGTTTTTCCATAGCCAGCTTGCCCTTCTAAAAGTATCAGCGTGACAGCTTCATTATTACTAGCAATACTAGATATGCTCTCACATGATTCACTTAgtctaagtatatctatatattcaatcTCCTGATTTTTACTGTCCCCATTACCTTGCCCTATCTCAATCTTGGAGAACACACTACCAACTTCAAAACAGTAATTACTTCCATCAAGGAAGTGGAATGGATTTAATTTCACTAGTTTCTTTATGCGTTCCTTCAGCTCCTGTGAGCCATTCACCTTCAGAAAAGTTTTTAAGTTTTCATGTAATAATACCTTCTGATATTTCTGAAGATCCACTTTATCAAGACTAGCATCTCTGATTGCATTAACATTGTGATTTACATTGGCAATGATTTTCTGAGTTTCTTGAAGATCTACATGAAAGCGAATTCCTGCAGTTTCGATGGTCTTAATCAAAATTTTTCTGATCTCTTCAATATTACTGAACATGGTGTTGTTGTCCATGCTAATTACTTTGTGAAACaattcatttctctcattttttatctCGGTCACCAAGGACTCAAGCCGTGTGTCATCTCCTGGCTTCCAAGCATCATCTTCATATGGTGCTACACCAACACAGGCAATCTTAATGCATTTATGTAGCAGTGACACATCATAAGTGTCTCCCTTTGGGTCGGCATTAATATTAGACTGCTGTGTTTTGTCAAACACCTTGAGTTTAATCTTTCCTGACTGAGGCAAGTCAATAAGAAAGTGCTTAGTCATGTTTGTCACAGGTACATCATTTGGCCAACCCCAGAGCAGGACCTGATATAACACTCTCTGGCCCTGGTTGCGAATAACCTGCAAAACCTTTAGGTAATTTTGGTCTTCATTTGTAAAGCCTTCATGTAATTTGTTGAGCACCGACATGATGGAGATTGCAATGGGCTACTTGTTGATTGCTGTCCctggggaaatgagaaagaatataaaataataacaatttaggATACTACTACTTCACAGATCATGAATTCTGTAGATGAGATTTCAAAATAATACAGACAAAAGGTTTACACCTGAGAtacatagaaaaggaaagaggaagtgatagTACTTGCCATAAGGCTGACAGATATAGAGACCACAGAACTATTTGACATTATACAACTAATAAATTAGGCTTCAAACTATGCTCTCCATCACAGATTACAGATCATGGCCATTTGTAAGAAAATGTGGTCTTTCAACAAAGATATGCCTAAATTTTCTCCTCTGAAAAACCAAAGGTAATTTTTGGAATATGTCTACCAAACAGACTGCGACAATTTCGGTATCATTGGACTCCTCTTactgtctagtttccaaataAATATTGCACAGAATCCCTCCAAAACCCCCAGATTCTTGGctagagaggggatgagaggtaaTAGGGAAATTGCGGGGTTTCCTCGCAATAAAACTTACATATCTGCATTGTAgatggtgagaggaatccaacgatactgaAAACACCGCAATCCGTTTGGTGGACGTATTGCAGAAAATTACCAAGTCAAATGTTAGGTTAAGGCATTACTATTGGAAATGACTTCAAAGGCAAATGAAAATTTGAATTTGGTTATGGTATTGTGAATAAACTTAAGGTTAAATTTCAACCAGACTTGGGCAATTTTCTATCTTATGTCCGCTAGTCGGActtcgatgattttggtatcaatgTATGCCTACCACTGTccacaatgcaaatatataggttttattgtATGGGAACCCCCAGttagtgacaaacttggccccgatagcacgggaaggcatgaaaggttccaaggAAAATATGGggttaaataacattaataataaaacccacaatgaaaataatgatgataattcacattacttttcattgcagggggctgcacccctaccccccctgggGGAGTGGCATAGAGGTATTGGAACATACCTCTATGAACAATCATAGAGGTATTGGAACATTCCCACTGaagcagcatactaaccttgacatagtcagtaTTGTATACTGAGGAGATTGTAGTATAAtgaggatgaacaaggtataccaagAACAGTAGAGCTCTCCTCAACGGGTTTCGCGCAGCTCTTGAGGTTACACAGATAGCCTCGGATGATGGAGtggaatgatatatgtatactattAAGACGTATATTAGAGTTAGCCAATAGATGGCAGTTATTATCCCATATTGTTTTTTAAGTGACTATGTCGCTATGTATCGCTAACATATCCTCAAGGTCGAATTTCCCGTTCTCTGGAACCACAAGATCTGTGTTCATAACTGAAATAGTATGGTATAATTTTCATTCTTCTGGAAACGAGATATGCATTCAAAACAGGTATGGTATGCACTTGTCTGCCACTGTCGTGTTTGGTACTCAGTCATAGCCACCACGAAGGCCAAATGTAGAGGGTGCTCCAATTCCGAAACGGACTTCATGCGTGAGGTTGCAATGTGCTTCCACCTTGGCCTTCTCCATCAGAGCATCTATCAATAGGTTAATGCCTTAAAAATCCTAGATTATATAGTAGCTTATCAGCTCCGCATCTAGTTAGTATGCACTCTATCTTGCTGTGAATACTTTTaggattctttgtttccttgaCAGGGTAGGGGGGCAGCAACCCCCCATGGGGCAGTCATCAGGGGCAGAGACCCCTGCAATGAATACTAATGTGAATGATTATCATACCTTATAAATCCTAGGTTATGTGGTAGCTTTCCTGCTCCGCGTCTAGTTTGTGTGCGCTCTATTCTgctgtgaatatgtggaggagTTTTTGTTTCCTTGACTATTTTCATTGTGCGTTATTTacttagtgttatttaaccccgcattttccctggaacctttcatgctctcccctgctatcggggcaagtttgtcgctaacgggaggtttccgcacaataaaacctatatatttaAATTGTGGACAGTGCTAGTAAtgcgataccaaaatcgttgatgTCAGACCAACGGACGTAAGATAGAAAATTACTCAGACTTGACTTTCAAAGCAAAAAATATATGGGAACGACTGGCCGAATCCACCTCAGAAACGTATCTCCGTTTCCCAATGAAAGACAAGCCTATAAAACTCACCATCCGATAATCTTCTCTTTTATAGGGCTTTAGGCTCTTTATGTCAATATTCCATGGATCTCCGATATTTCTTTGCTTTGTGGGGTTTTagatgtcttctttcttcttttatcgggTTTTAGACGAGTTTTAGGTGGACCTCCgacaccctcccacaccctccagcTGAGAAGACAATTGTAAACAAAACGTTGAT
Coding sequences:
- the LOC113802597 gene encoding uncharacterized protein is translated as MSVLNKLHEGFTNEDQNYLKVLQVIRNQGQRVLYQVLLWGWPNDVPVTNMTKHFLIDLPQSGKIKLKVFDKTQQSNINADPKGDTYDVSLLHKCIKIACVGVAPYEDDAWKPGDDTRLESLVTEIKNERNELFHKVISMDNNTMFSNIEEIRKILIKTIETAGIRFHVDLQETQKIIANVNHNVNAIRDASLDKVDLQKYQKVLLHENLKTFLKVNGSQELKERIKKLVKLNPFHFLDGSNYCFEVGSVFSKIEIGQGNGDSKNQEIEYIDILRLSESCESISSIASNNEAVTLILLEGQAGYGKTTMFKFILTDWESGTNFIKDIASFDLVLPIMCRDSHVSNFRDLVSSLMPKTLRSFRSIDDFIVCTYSLRILVVVDGLNEMTKDSSKVFNDLLSRMKLHDMTVLCTSRPETVNTLFYQRIPSELKKVHLKIKGVPVGLRGDFVQKYHDEMIKNNKSKKSTAGLVEYINRTSSKLQHHFNSPLNLVLLTHLWSMYPDMVNSVTTATELYSKVDMLRINELKLRVSNSYTNIDRTNDCQRFEKALFAEALISISRNDANLPENSKQRLRKMCNELKLDFEEVLFHFLVMKGTFTVTGRSEVITFPHQDIQDYYGARCLYFALLSDSYFDFIKYGVLRKKLSVWKNLWSVLTSEEQVPLLPEALTEPHPFQTRRTISKILEEVHGTKVDSINFSRYHNVLKHLAGLLGQHVHQVPDELSKELLKLFCHANVVRRDQWLDILREVKCDASTSKYIATFVSQSCKGHIYVNDEEVGIYASLMPHSKPEKVTLELISNPREIPRLPELLRAVGNHEGVQVNLKLHYDFVHGQESDQLLDHLKSEHGDLRCNLKVMMGHLSDMSILPATIEELSLSIRNDDEAKKLKCFIDALPTTMPSLQKMDLFLSTEVSLDAMPATAQLTYTPSLFFSTMDPGSVEWAYSILGRIQSQKGFMKVTFRKCSLSQEEVSELVSGIKSQGVKIVDELRIFSSSLGSVSADLTTLVKSELGCRLTLLDPKDGYEY